In one window of Fictibacillus phosphorivorans DNA:
- a CDS encoding UvrB/UvrC motif-containing protein, with protein MNCEECHEREASLHFTKIINGEKTEFHICEHCAKEKGEFLPGSNSFSIHQLLSGLLHGDGHVPNTPSSNFIPPSLSCEKCGMSYYQFAKIGRFGCDNCYKAFESKLNPIFKRVHGGNTLHAGKIPLRAGSSIQEKKQLQQLKQALQQYILNEEFEKAAETRDVIREIEHRLQQGRDT; from the coding sequence ATGAATTGTGAAGAGTGCCATGAACGTGAAGCGTCTTTACATTTTACAAAGATCATAAATGGGGAGAAAACAGAATTTCACATTTGTGAACATTGTGCTAAAGAAAAAGGAGAATTCTTGCCGGGGTCGAATTCTTTTTCCATTCACCAATTGCTTTCTGGGCTTTTACACGGCGATGGACATGTCCCGAACACGCCATCATCCAACTTCATTCCGCCCTCATTAAGCTGTGAAAAGTGCGGGATGAGTTATTATCAGTTTGCGAAGATCGGTCGCTTTGGATGTGATAATTGCTACAAAGCGTTTGAATCGAAACTTAATCCTATTTTTAAAAGAGTTCATGGTGGTAACACTTTGCATGCGGGAAAGATTCCACTCCGTGCAGGAAGCAGTATTCAAGAAAAAAAGCAGCTTCAGCAATTAAAGCAAGCTTTGCAGCAGTATATATTAAATGAGGAATTTGAAAAAGCTGCTGAAACAAGGGATGTCATCAGGGAGATCGAGCACCGCTTGCAACAGGGGAGGGATACGTAA
- the dusB gene encoding tRNA dihydrouridine synthase DusB, translating to MKIGDITLKNPVVLAPMAGVCNPAFRLIAKEFGAGLVCAEMVSDKGILHENERSLKMLYVDEREKPLSLQIFGGERESLVAAAKYVDKNTNADIIDINMGCPVPKITKCDAGAKWLLDPDKIYEMVAATVDAVQKPVTVKMRIGWDEDHIYAVKNAQAVERAGGAAVAVHGRTRVQMYEGVADWDIIGEVKKNVSIPVIGNGDVSSPQEAKDRMDQYGVDGVMIGRAALGNPWMLYRTVQYLESGIIAPEPTAREKMNICMLHMDRLIDLKGEDVAAREMRKHAAWYLKGLPQTGSVRNAINQMTTREGMNKLLFDYVDQLEEVQKIS from the coding sequence TTGAAGATCGGTGATATTACATTAAAGAATCCGGTAGTTCTAGCACCGATGGCTGGTGTATGTAATCCTGCTTTCCGATTGATCGCAAAAGAGTTCGGAGCAGGGCTCGTCTGTGCAGAGATGGTAAGTGACAAAGGGATTCTGCATGAGAACGAAAGATCTTTAAAGATGCTTTATGTAGATGAACGCGAAAAACCACTCAGTCTTCAAATTTTTGGGGGCGAGCGTGAATCATTAGTGGCTGCTGCTAAATACGTTGATAAGAATACGAACGCAGACATTATTGATATCAATATGGGTTGCCCGGTTCCTAAGATCACAAAATGTGATGCAGGAGCAAAGTGGCTGCTCGATCCAGACAAGATCTACGAGATGGTAGCAGCTACGGTTGATGCGGTCCAAAAACCGGTAACTGTTAAAATGCGTATCGGCTGGGATGAAGATCATATCTATGCTGTGAAGAACGCGCAAGCTGTTGAACGTGCAGGCGGAGCCGCTGTTGCTGTTCACGGCCGCACGCGTGTTCAGATGTATGAAGGAGTAGCTGATTGGGACATCATCGGTGAAGTGAAGAAGAACGTATCGATTCCGGTTATCGGTAATGGTGATGTCTCTTCTCCTCAAGAAGCGAAAGACCGCATGGACCAATACGGAGTAGACGGGGTTATGATCGGAAGAGCAGCACTCGGCAACCCTTGGATGCTTTATCGCACTGTTCAATATCTAGAGAGCGGGATCATCGCGCCAGAACCTACTGCACGAGAAAAGATGAACATCTGCATGCTGCATATGGATCGTTTGATCGACCTAAAAGGTGAAGATGTTGCAGCAAGAGAGATGAGGAAGCATGCTGCTTGGTATCTTAAAGGCTTGCCTCAAACCGGTTCTGTTCGAAACGCGATCAACCAGATGACTACTCGGGAAGGTATGAATAAACTATTGTTTGATTATGTGGATCAATTAGAAGAAGTACAAAAAATCAGCTGA
- the folK gene encoding 2-amino-4-hydroxy-6-hydroxymethyldihydropteridine diphosphokinase has protein sequence MNDNNIAYLSVGSNIGDREGLLERAISLVEEFDDISIESVSSIYETDPVGVTDQPLFLNLALKLKTSLSPQALLSKLQDVEMKLDRKRLQKWGPRTIDLDILLYNSVSIQTEELTIPHPRMLERAFVLIPLCEIAPDDIYPDEAISLHQVLCEQRDKEGVRIWKKTEWEDASVRSES, from the coding sequence ATGAACGACAATAATATTGCTTACCTATCTGTCGGTTCGAACATAGGTGATCGAGAAGGATTGCTTGAACGAGCGATTTCTCTAGTAGAAGAGTTTGATGACATCAGCATTGAATCCGTTTCGTCAATCTATGAGACGGATCCCGTAGGTGTGACAGATCAGCCATTATTCTTAAATTTAGCATTAAAACTCAAAACCTCTCTTTCTCCACAAGCTCTTTTGAGTAAACTGCAAGACGTAGAGATGAAACTAGACCGAAAGAGGCTTCAAAAATGGGGACCGCGAACAATAGACCTTGACATTTTATTGTATAATAGTGTAAGTATACAGACGGAAGAGTTAACGATTCCGCACCCACGTATGCTTGAAAGGGCGTTTGTTCTCATACCTCTATGTGAAATTGCTCCAGATGATATCTACCCGGATGAAGCAATTTCGTTACATCAAGTCCTTTGCGAACAAAGAGATAAAGAAGGTGTACGCATATGGAAGAAGACCGAATGGGAAGACGCATCCGTGCGTTCAGAAAGTTAA
- a CDS encoding GreA/GreB family elongation factor, translated as MAMLKLTQEGTRNLEKELQYLLKRKKQCRNTSEKEFIHKRVSEIKDILAQSITWPMVREAGYHVEPGSTVTIEDTVHRERYTYTIVHPFEADPRENMISVQSPIAKAAIGKTVHSTFTVRVPFGEDLTYTILDIQNC; from the coding sequence ATGGCTATGCTCAAACTCACCCAAGAAGGCACCAGGAACTTAGAAAAAGAACTACAATACCTATTAAAACGTAAAAAGCAATGCCGAAACACATCAGAAAAGGAATTCATTCATAAGCGGGTATCTGAGATAAAAGATATTTTAGCTCAATCCATCACATGGCCGATGGTCAGAGAAGCGGGTTACCATGTAGAACCCGGCTCTACCGTTACGATTGAAGATACCGTCCATAGAGAGCGGTATACGTATACGATCGTCCATCCATTTGAAGCTGATCCTCGCGAAAACATGATCTCGGTGCAATCTCCCATCGCAAAAGCTGCGATCGGAAAAACGGTTCACTCGACTTTTACTGTACGTGTTCCTTTCGGCGAAGATTTAACTTATACCATACTTGATATTCAAAACTGCTAA
- a CDS encoding helix-turn-helix domain-containing protein, which translates to MEEDRMGRRIRAFRKLKGYTQEQLAKDIGISVSVLGEVERGSRKPKGDLLHKIADQFSINVEELQ; encoded by the coding sequence ATGGAAGAAGACCGAATGGGAAGACGCATCCGTGCGTTCAGAAAGTTAAAAGGTTATACCCAAGAACAACTTGCTAAAGACATCGGAATATCAGTTTCGGTTCTCGGTGAGGTGGAAAGGGGCAGCCGAAAGCCTAAAGGAGATCTGCTTCACAAGATTGCAGATCAATTCAGCATTAACGTAGAAGAATTACAATAA
- the folB gene encoding dihydroneopterin aldolase, whose amino-acid sequence MDKMYVNGMRFYGYHGVFNEEQKLGQRFNVDVVLSMDLYQAGLTDELDHTVNYGEVYAVVKEIVEGEPVKLLETLAEAISASILSKFMLVDEVMVKVIKPDPPIPGHYESVAVEITRGRV is encoded by the coding sequence ATGGATAAAATGTATGTGAACGGTATGAGGTTCTATGGCTATCATGGTGTGTTTAATGAAGAGCAAAAGCTTGGACAGCGTTTCAATGTAGACGTAGTATTATCCATGGACCTTTACCAAGCAGGGCTTACTGATGAATTAGATCATACGGTCAATTACGGAGAAGTTTACGCAGTGGTTAAAGAAATTGTTGAAGGTGAACCTGTTAAGCTTTTAGAAACCTTGGCCGAAGCAATTTCCGCCTCTATCCTTAGCAAGTTTATGCTGGTGGATGAAGTGATGGTCAAAGTCATCAAACCAGATCCTCCGATTCCTGGACATTACGAATCGGTTGCGGTCGAAATCACAAGAGGTCGCGTATAG
- the lysS gene encoding lysine--tRNA ligase, whose translation MSQEVELNDLLRVRREKLTALTEKGVDPFGTKFDRTHTAADLVSEYGEKEKEELDNEEISVTLAGRIMTKRGKGKAGFAHIQDLSGKIQIYVRLDAVGDEQYELFNTIDIGDWVGVTGLVFKTKVGELSIKAKDFQLLTKSLRPLPDKFHGLKDVEQRYRQRYVDLIMNPEVKDTFISRSKIIRSMRRYLDDNGYLEVETPTMHSIPGGASARPFITHHNALDMELYMRIAIELHLKRLIVGGLEKVYEIGRVFRNEGVSTRHNPEFTMIELYEAYADYLDIMELTENLVAHIAEDVLGTTTVTYGDYEVDLKPRWKRVHMVDAIKEAAGVDFWPEMTDEEARALAKEHNVPVKDNMSYGHVVNEFFEHFVEEKLIQPTFVYGHPVAISPLAKKNPEDPRFTDRFELFIVGREHANAFSELNDPIDQRERFEEQLKERAEGNDEAHMMDEDFVEALEYGMPPTGGLGIGIDRLVMLLTNSPSIRDVLLFPQMRHSEK comes from the coding sequence ATGAGCCAAGAAGTAGAATTAAATGACTTGCTTCGTGTTAGAAGAGAAAAGTTAACTGCATTAACGGAAAAAGGAGTAGATCCTTTCGGTACCAAGTTTGACCGTACGCATACAGCAGCGGATCTTGTTTCTGAATACGGAGAAAAAGAAAAAGAAGAACTTGATAATGAAGAGATCTCAGTAACTCTTGCGGGTCGTATCATGACAAAACGCGGAAAAGGGAAAGCTGGATTTGCTCATATTCAAGACTTATCTGGAAAGATCCAGATCTATGTAAGATTAGATGCTGTTGGTGATGAGCAATACGAACTATTCAATACGATCGATATTGGAGACTGGGTAGGGGTAACAGGACTTGTCTTTAAAACGAAAGTAGGAGAACTTTCTATTAAAGCGAAAGATTTTCAACTGTTAACAAAATCACTGCGTCCATTACCTGATAAGTTTCATGGACTAAAAGACGTTGAACAACGATACCGTCAACGTTATGTGGATCTGATCATGAACCCTGAGGTTAAAGATACGTTTATTTCTCGTTCTAAGATTATCCGTTCTATGCGCCGTTATTTAGATGACAATGGATATTTAGAAGTAGAAACGCCTACTATGCACTCCATTCCTGGTGGAGCATCTGCTCGTCCGTTCATCACGCATCATAATGCACTAGATATGGAGCTTTACATGCGAATCGCAATCGAGCTTCACCTTAAGCGCCTTATCGTAGGTGGACTTGAGAAGGTATACGAGATCGGCCGCGTATTCCGTAATGAAGGAGTATCAACTCGTCATAACCCGGAATTCACGATGATCGAGCTGTATGAAGCATATGCAGATTACCTTGATATCATGGAATTGACGGAGAATCTGGTCGCTCACATCGCAGAGGATGTATTAGGAACAACAACGGTTACGTACGGAGACTATGAAGTGGATCTTAAGCCTCGTTGGAAGAGAGTACACATGGTCGACGCGATTAAAGAGGCAGCTGGCGTTGATTTCTGGCCTGAAATGACAGACGAAGAAGCTCGTGCTCTAGCTAAAGAACATAATGTACCTGTAAAAGACAACATGTCATATGGTCATGTTGTAAATGAATTCTTTGAACACTTTGTAGAAGAAAAACTGATCCAACCTACATTCGTGTACGGTCACCCAGTTGCAATCTCACCTTTAGCGAAGAAGAATCCTGAGGACCCTCGCTTTACTGATCGTTTTGAGCTGTTTATTGTAGGTCGTGAGCATGCCAATGCTTTCTCTGAGCTAAATGACCCAATCGATCAGCGCGAACGTTTTGAAGAGCAACTGAAAGAACGTGCTGAAGGTAATGATGAAGCACATATGATGGATGAAGACTTTGTAGAGGCACTTGAATATGGTATGCCTCCTACAGGTGGACTAGGAATCGGAATCGATCGTCTAGTGATGCTGTTAACAAACTCACCATCTATCCGTGACGTTCTGTTATTCCCGCAAATGCGTCATTCTGAAAAATAA
- a CDS encoding protein arginine kinase gives MSLERFISDAISPWMKREGPESDIVLSSRVRLARNIHQYVFPIAADKESAHEVISAISTCMSEENEEAEKLEMLMMETLKPVQKRVLVEKHLISPNLAEQAKYGAVLMNADESVSIMVNEEDHIRIQCLAPGFQLEEVLHRANEIDDFIEKNVDYAFDERRGYLTSCPTNVGTGLRASVMMHLPALVLSKKMSRIIPAINQLGLAVRGIYGEGTEAQGNIFQISNQMTLGKSEEDIMEDLAGVVMQVIQQERAARQQLQDGLKLQLEDKLFRSLGTLENCRIIQSKEAAKCLSDVRLGIDLEILPGISKTILNELMILTQPGFLQQYAGEVLTPEERDIRRATLIRERIKLENR, from the coding sequence ATGTCTTTAGAACGATTTATCAGTGACGCGATCAGTCCCTGGATGAAACGGGAGGGGCCAGAATCGGATATAGTTCTATCGAGCCGTGTCCGACTTGCAAGGAATATTCATCAATATGTTTTTCCCATCGCAGCAGATAAAGAGTCAGCTCATGAAGTCATTTCAGCGATCTCGACTTGTATGAGCGAAGAAAATGAAGAAGCAGAAAAGCTTGAAATGCTGATGATGGAGACGTTAAAACCTGTTCAAAAACGGGTACTTGTAGAGAAACATTTGATCAGTCCCAATCTAGCAGAGCAAGCGAAATACGGTGCTGTTCTCATGAATGCAGATGAATCAGTCAGCATCATGGTGAACGAAGAAGATCATATACGCATCCAATGTTTAGCACCGGGGTTTCAATTAGAAGAAGTGCTTCATCGGGCGAATGAGATCGATGATTTTATCGAAAAAAACGTTGATTATGCGTTTGATGAAAGACGAGGATATTTAACAAGCTGTCCGACAAATGTAGGAACTGGACTTCGAGCCTCTGTCATGATGCATCTTCCAGCGCTCGTACTCTCAAAAAAGATGAGCCGCATCATCCCAGCGATCAATCAGCTAGGGTTAGCGGTAAGAGGAATCTACGGCGAAGGTACTGAGGCGCAAGGAAACATTTTTCAAATTTCAAATCAGATGACACTAGGTAAGTCGGAAGAGGATATAATGGAAGACCTCGCAGGTGTTGTCATGCAGGTCATCCAACAAGAACGAGCAGCTCGTCAACAGCTGCAGGATGGATTGAAATTACAGCTTGAAGACAAGTTATTCCGTTCATTGGGAACGTTAGAGAATTGCCGGATCATCCAATCAAAAGAAGCTGCCAAGTGTTTATCAGATGTGCGGCTAGGCATTGATTTAGAGATCTTACCTGGGATTTCAAAAACGATCCTCAATGAGCTTATGATACTTACACAACCAGGTTTTCTTCAACAATATGCAGGTGAAGTTCTAACTCCAGAAGAACGTGACATAAGAAGAGCCACATTAATCAGAGAAAGAATAAAATTGGAAAACCGATAA
- a CDS encoding CtsR family transcriptional regulator, whose amino-acid sequence MRNISDVIENYLKQILSSSNDPSIEIKRTDIAERFQCVPSQINYVINTRFTIEKGFVVESKRGGGGYIRIMKVRTESSAHLIDHLATLIGERISQGNAENVIKRLMEETIVSEREARLMLSVMDRSILKLNLPERDELRAELLKAMIKTLKYRTT is encoded by the coding sequence ATGAGGAATATTTCAGATGTAATTGAAAATTACTTAAAGCAAATTCTCTCGAGCTCTAATGATCCGTCCATTGAAATTAAGCGGACGGATATTGCGGAAAGATTTCAATGCGTTCCTTCTCAAATAAACTACGTGATAAACACGAGATTTACGATTGAAAAAGGCTTCGTAGTGGAAAGTAAAAGAGGTGGAGGAGGATATATTCGGATCATGAAGGTCCGTACCGAAAGCTCCGCCCACTTAATTGATCACTTAGCCACCTTGATTGGTGAGAGGATATCGCAAGGCAACGCAGAAAATGTAATAAAGAGACTTATGGAAGAGACGATTGTTTCAGAACGAGAAGCAAGACTTATGCTGAGCGTGATGGATAGATCTATTTTAAAGCTTAATCTTCCAGAACGAGACGAATTACGAGCAGAATTATTAAAAGCTATGATAAAAACGTTAAAATATCGAACCACATAG